The following are encoded together in the Lathyrus oleraceus cultivar Zhongwan6 chromosome 3, CAAS_Psat_ZW6_1.0, whole genome shotgun sequence genome:
- the LOC127125819 gene encoding V-type proton ATPase subunit G1, protein MASNSGQGGIQQLLAAEHEAQAIVNAAKNEKYARLKQAKEEAEREIAEQRTLLENQFQQKLSASSGDSGANVKRLEQETDTKIHELKTEAARISGDVVSMLLKYVTTVKN, encoded by the exons ATGGCATCCAACAGTGGTCAAGGTGGAATTCAACAGTTGTTGGCTGCTGAACATGAGGCACAGGCAATTGTGAATGCTGCGAAAAATG AAAAATATGCTAGGCTGAAACAAGCCAAAGAAGAGGCTGAAAGGGAGATTGCTGAACAGCGTACTCTTTTGGAAAACCAGTTTCAACAGAAATTATCAGCG AGCAGTGGAGATTCTGGTGCTAATGTCAAACGACTTGAGCAAGAGACTGATACGAAAATCCATGAGCTGAAGACTGAGGCTGCTAGAATTTCAGGAGATGTTGTTTCCATGCTTCTCAAATATGTTACAACTGTGAAGAACTAA